The Terriglobus sp. TAA 43 sequence ATCCCGCGCTTGGTAATGCTGTAGAAGCGTGCGCGTCGGTTGTTCTCAGAGACACCCCACTCGCTTGAGATCCACCGCTTCTGTTGCAAGCGCAGGAGCGATGTGTAGACGGTGCCCTCATTCAGTGTCAGCACGTCTTCGCTCAACTGTTCAATACGCCGTGCAATCCCGAACCCGTGCAAAGGGCCCAGTGCCTGCAGCGTCTTCAGGATTATGAGATCCAGCGTTCCTTGTAAAACCTCGGATTTTTCCTCTGCCACGTCCGCTCCTATGGATACTGCAAAGAAGATACATGAACTTCCTTTGCAATGACCATAGAAGAGCGACGGATTGTCAGGCTTACTGTGCAGTTACCTAAAACAACCTGGTATCGCATGCACGAGGAGATGCACCGGGTCCGAGGTTTGGAGCGTGGTTGCCGTATAGCAGAGGCCTTCATACGCGGCAATCAGAGCTCTGACCCAGGCCTGTCGGGTTTGAGGTTTATGAACGTAGAGGGCTATATCTCCGACATGAAGCAAGTAATCCAAATGAAGTCAATACGTTGAAGGTTGCAGGAGAATTTTTGACAAGGCGTGAAGAATCTGGGAGACTCCTTTCTGTTCCTCATATGACCCCAAAATGACGCCGGGACTTTCCCGCGCATATTTGGGCTTAACTGTACGACTTTTGCCTTGATCTCTTGCGGTGACACTACATTCTGCGCACTACCAAAGAGATCGCACCTATTTTAGGAGCGTTCATGACGACCTTTCTGCGCCGTTCTTTTGCAGTTTTGTTTGCTGGCCT is a genomic window containing:
- a CDS encoding PadR family transcriptional regulator — translated: MAEEKSEVLQGTLDLIILKTLQALGPLHGFGIARRIEQLSEDVLTLNEGTVYTSLLRLQQKRWISSEWGVSENNRRARFYSITKRGIKQLAIETENWERIAGVIGRVLALEAKA